Proteins encoded within one genomic window of Nonomuraea gerenzanensis:
- a CDS encoding PI-PLC domain-containing protein, with translation MPRLAAVPAALTLLAATLLTSGSAEAAADVPLPSAVFRATHNSYSGNLAGARNSIIYQLDHGIRFIELDLHDNGYATSRDYAIGHDAPGDEVDHAGNPASNLLRDWLEAIGAWSQQHPAAAPIVVALDVKDDLTDNPSYAAGNLAALNQQLTSVFGTRLLRAEDYPATAPTVDALRGRVLAVISGDGGTRSAYRRDVGQNPAVAINGRGQVVEVHDSGSGDLWYWTGVYGADGRVTWLRHGRYDSGVTPAVALNDRGDLVEVHQSQSATTLWYRVGRLGADGEITWSASRRYDNGVLPTIRFTDPAGTRLREIHRSQSSSQNWQWDGVLDAGAMAATWSGNARTSDARPDKATSTSGTSRVRVWTGADGPTPARTLRIDTDRHAGDRVRYPQVAFVEFQQGDAAELQQGALFHAAPASASAFIVAARRAGKLARGWDFDSAGDATDPPASYPATNRPYDGWYLSLLAGAGAVE, from the coding sequence GTGCCTCGCCTCGCAGCCGTCCCCGCCGCCCTGACCCTCCTCGCCGCCACCCTGCTGACCAGCGGATCCGCTGAGGCGGCGGCCGACGTGCCGTTACCCTCGGCCGTCTTCCGCGCCACGCACAACAGCTACTCGGGCAACCTCGCCGGCGCCCGGAACTCGATCATCTACCAGCTCGACCACGGCATCCGCTTCATCGAGCTCGACCTCCACGACAACGGCTACGCCACCTCCCGCGACTACGCCATCGGCCACGACGCGCCGGGCGACGAGGTCGACCACGCGGGCAACCCCGCCTCGAACCTGCTGCGCGACTGGCTGGAGGCCATCGGCGCCTGGTCGCAACAGCACCCCGCCGCCGCCCCGATCGTCGTCGCGCTCGACGTCAAGGACGACCTCACCGACAACCCCTCCTACGCCGCGGGCAACCTGGCCGCGCTGAACCAGCAGCTCACCTCCGTCTTCGGGACGCGGCTGCTCAGGGCCGAGGACTACCCGGCGACCGCGCCGACGGTGGACGCGCTCCGGGGCCGCGTCCTGGCGGTGATCTCCGGTGACGGGGGGACGCGCAGCGCGTACCGGCGCGACGTCGGTCAGAACCCGGCCGTCGCGATCAACGGCCGCGGCCAGGTCGTGGAGGTGCACGACTCGGGCTCGGGCGACCTGTGGTACTGGACCGGCGTGTACGGCGCCGACGGCCGCGTCACCTGGCTGCGCCACGGCAGGTACGACAGCGGCGTCACCCCGGCCGTCGCGCTGAACGACCGGGGCGACCTGGTGGAGGTCCACCAGTCACAGAGCGCGACCACGCTGTGGTACCGCGTCGGCCGGCTGGGCGCGGACGGCGAGATCACCTGGTCCGCCAGCCGCCGCTACGACAACGGCGTCCTGCCGACGATCAGGTTCACCGACCCGGCCGGCACGCGGCTGCGCGAGATCCACCGCAGCCAGAGCTCCAGCCAGAACTGGCAGTGGGACGGCGTGCTCGACGCCGGCGCCATGGCGGCCACGTGGAGCGGCAACGCCAGGACCTCCGACGCCCGACCCGACAAGGCCACCTCCACCAGCGGCACGTCCCGCGTGCGCGTGTGGACCGGCGCCGACGGCCCCACCCCGGCGCGCACGCTGCGGATCGACACCGACAGGCACGCGGGCGACCGCGTCCGCTACCCGCAGGTCGCCTTCGTCGAGTTCCAGCAGGGCGACGCGGCCGAGCTCCAGCAGGGCGCGCTGTTCCACGCGGCGCCGGCGTCCGCGTCCGCGTTCATCGTCGCGGCGCGGCGGGCGGGCAAGCTGGCCCGGGGCTGGGACTTCGACTCGGCGGGCGACGCCACCGATCCGCCGGCCAGCTATCCGGCGACGAACCGGCCGTACGACGGCTGGTACCTGAGCCTGCTCGCCGGGGCCGGCGCGGTGGAGTGA
- a CDS encoding terpene synthase family protein: MPPDPGGSPSAPFVLPALYQPTPALLSPHADAAHRHSTAWARAMGLLDHAGLWDEARFGSMAIPMLAAYGHPDAGERELELAADWYVWACWFDDHFTQAFTRQGAHRQAKAYLHRLRRFTPPDSPRTPRPSNPAERGLADLWPRTFAGSSRGWRRRFAASTQGLMRGFLRALENVRDGRAPTPTELAGLRRATGGASWAADLVERVIGAEVPVRVVGTQPVTVLRDTFSDGVHLLNDLYSYRREAAEECAHANEVLGLRRFLGCGAQEAVDRVNELRTSRLRLFEAVALTELPALVAQSGLDPAERARIARYVQGLRDWQAGACAWHRSSGRYLDPAPEPRVAWRLDVPAGQASAAPAPSDQGMQRQPL; this comes from the coding sequence ATGCCCCCTGATCCCGGCGGCTCCCCGTCCGCCCCGTTCGTCCTGCCCGCCCTCTACCAGCCCACCCCCGCACTCCTGAGCCCGCACGCCGACGCCGCGCACCGCCACTCCACGGCCTGGGCCAGGGCGATGGGCCTGCTCGACCACGCCGGCCTCTGGGACGAGGCCCGGTTCGGGTCCATGGCGATCCCGATGCTGGCGGCCTACGGCCATCCGGACGCCGGCGAGAGGGAGCTGGAGCTGGCCGCCGACTGGTACGTCTGGGCGTGCTGGTTCGACGACCACTTCACCCAGGCGTTCACCCGGCAGGGGGCGCACCGCCAGGCCAAGGCGTACCTGCACCGGCTGCGCCGTTTCACCCCGCCCGACTCCCCGCGCACGCCGCGCCCGTCGAACCCGGCCGAGCGCGGGCTGGCCGACCTGTGGCCGCGCACGTTCGCCGGGTCCTCGCGGGGCTGGCGGCGCCGGTTCGCGGCCAGTACGCAAGGGCTGATGCGGGGGTTCCTGCGCGCGCTGGAGAACGTCAGGGACGGGCGCGCCCCCACGCCCACCGAGCTGGCCGGCCTGCGCCGCGCGACCGGCGGCGCCTCGTGGGCGGCGGATCTCGTGGAGCGCGTCATCGGCGCCGAGGTGCCCGTGCGGGTGGTCGGCACGCAGCCGGTCACGGTGCTGCGCGACACGTTCTCCGACGGGGTGCACCTGCTCAACGACCTGTACTCCTACCGGCGGGAGGCCGCAGAGGAGTGCGCGCACGCCAACGAGGTACTGGGGCTGCGGCGGTTCCTGGGCTGCGGGGCGCAGGAGGCCGTCGACCGGGTGAACGAGCTGCGGACCTCCCGGCTGCGGCTGTTCGAGGCCGTGGCGCTGACGGAGCTGCCGGCGCTGGTGGCGCAGAGCGGGCTGGATCCGGCGGAGCGGGCCAGGATCGCCCGCTACGTCCAGGGGCTGCGTGACTGGCAGGCCGGGGCGTGCGCGTGGCATCGGAGCTCCGGCCGCTACCTCGACCCGGCGCCCGAGCCCAGGGTGGCCTGGCGGCTGGACGTGCCTGCGGGGCAGGCCAGCGCGGCGCCCGCGCCCAGTGATCAGGGCATGCAGCGGCAGCCGCTCTGA
- a CDS encoding DUF4230 domain-containing protein, which translates to MTTSRTAPPEVTSGRRRRWRYLAGLLVLAVLLVVGGRLAWTWLNPMGEQSIDRSQPVLLQSIKDLSRFEAATGTFQVVVDLEKDANFLPDAIKGTRTLFVGAGGVDAYVDFSAMATNGVTVSQDRTEVTVRLPRAQLEKPNLDNSRSYVFAQQRGLFDRVSDFLSGSPTDQRELYLLAEKKISEAAVASDLRARADANTKTMLTGMLKSLGFTKVTVKYTDEP; encoded by the coding sequence ATGACGACTTCTCGAACGGCGCCGCCCGAGGTGACCTCCGGGCGGCGCCGCCGGTGGCGATATCTGGCCGGGCTCCTCGTGCTGGCCGTCCTGCTGGTCGTGGGCGGCCGGCTGGCCTGGACCTGGCTCAACCCGATGGGCGAGCAGAGCATCGACCGCAGCCAGCCGGTGCTGCTGCAGTCGATCAAGGACCTGAGCCGGTTCGAGGCCGCGACGGGCACCTTCCAGGTGGTCGTGGACCTGGAGAAGGACGCCAACTTCCTGCCCGACGCGATCAAGGGCACGCGCACGTTGTTCGTCGGGGCGGGCGGGGTGGACGCCTACGTGGACTTCTCCGCCATGGCGACGAACGGCGTGACCGTCTCGCAGGACCGCACCGAGGTGACCGTACGCCTGCCGCGCGCTCAGCTGGAGAAGCCCAACCTCGACAACAGCCGCTCCTACGTCTTCGCCCAGCAGCGCGGCCTGTTCGACCGGGTCAGCGACTTCCTCTCGGGCTCCCCCACCGACCAGCGGGAGCTCTACCTCCTGGCCGAGAAGAAGATCAGCGAGGCGGCGGTGGCCAGCGACCTGCGCGCCAGGGCCGACGCCAACACCAAGACCATGCTGACGGGCATGCTGAAGTCGCTCGGCTTCACGAAGGTCACCGTCAAGTACACCGACGAGCCCTGA
- a CDS encoding MarR family winged helix-turn-helix transcriptional regulator produces MSQPKPLNLPFDPIDRAAESWRAHFGPSAAMAAVTSIMRAHQILLSQLDSLLKPYDLTFARYEGLVLLTFSKTGALPLSKIGERLMVHPTSVTNTVDRLEKSGFVRRLPNPRDGRGVLAEITEAGRAVVGRATADLMAAEFGLTMYAEDELHRMFDQLRTLRVAAGDFPASSMRQDEGHGGLL; encoded by the coding sequence GTGTCGCAGCCGAAGCCGCTCAACCTGCCGTTCGACCCCATCGACCGCGCCGCGGAGAGCTGGCGCGCTCACTTCGGGCCTTCCGCCGCCATGGCAGCCGTTACCTCGATCATGAGAGCGCATCAGATCCTGCTGTCGCAACTTGACTCGCTCCTGAAGCCATACGACTTGACCTTCGCCAGGTACGAGGGATTGGTCCTGTTGACCTTCAGCAAGACGGGGGCGCTGCCGCTGTCCAAGATCGGTGAGCGTCTCATGGTTCACCCCACCAGCGTCACGAACACGGTGGACAGGCTGGAGAAGTCCGGGTTCGTCCGCCGCCTGCCCAACCCGCGCGACGGCCGGGGCGTGCTGGCCGAGATCACCGAGGCGGGCCGCGCCGTCGTGGGGCGGGCCACGGCCGACCTGATGGCCGCCGAGTTCGGCCTGACGATGTACGCCGAGGACGAACTCCACCGGATGTTCGACCAGTTGCGCACCCTCAGGGTGGCGGCGGGTGACTTCCCGGCTTCTTCCATGCGGCAAGATGAAGGGCATGGCGGACTTCTCTAG
- a CDS encoding tetratricopeptide repeat protein, producing MADFSRPGSLYGAVDLGARKQALESQARREAAGPQAASSASIVDVTEETFTTDVIDRSMTVPVVLDLWSPRAPGSAQLSPVLEKVVGDLGGKAVLAKVNVDASPQIAQALRVQAVPTVLAIFQGQAVTGFQQVLPEQEVRRWLDELMAAVEQFYQANPGARPPGEAEEGQEAPAGPPADPDLVAAEQAIDAGDFDAAIAAYERLLARAPGNEDAKMGLAGVNLIKRTSEVDPADVQRRAQDPADLDAQLLAADLEMLSGAVDEAFARVIAVVKRTSGDDRDKARRHLLGLFEALPAEDPSLAKARRALASALF from the coding sequence ATGGCGGACTTCTCTAGGCCTGGGTCCCTCTACGGAGCGGTGGACCTGGGCGCGCGCAAGCAGGCTCTGGAGTCGCAGGCCCGGCGGGAGGCGGCAGGTCCCCAGGCGGCCTCGTCGGCCTCGATCGTCGACGTGACCGAGGAGACGTTCACGACCGACGTCATCGACCGGTCCATGACCGTGCCGGTGGTTCTCGACCTCTGGTCGCCCAGGGCGCCCGGCAGTGCCCAGCTCAGCCCGGTGCTGGAGAAAGTCGTCGGTGACCTGGGCGGCAAGGCAGTCCTGGCGAAGGTCAACGTCGACGCCAGCCCGCAGATCGCGCAGGCGCTGCGCGTGCAGGCGGTGCCGACCGTGCTGGCGATCTTCCAGGGGCAGGCCGTCACCGGCTTCCAGCAGGTGCTGCCCGAGCAGGAGGTGCGCCGCTGGCTCGACGAGCTGATGGCCGCGGTCGAGCAGTTCTACCAGGCCAACCCCGGCGCCAGGCCGCCAGGAGAGGCGGAGGAGGGGCAGGAGGCGCCCGCGGGCCCGCCGGCCGACCCCGACCTGGTCGCGGCCGAGCAGGCCATCGACGCGGGTGACTTCGACGCGGCGATCGCGGCCTACGAGCGGCTGCTGGCCCGCGCGCCCGGCAACGAGGACGCCAAGATGGGCCTCGCGGGGGTCAACCTGATCAAGCGCACGTCCGAGGTGGACCCCGCCGACGTGCAGCGGCGCGCACAGGATCCGGCCGACCTCGACGCCCAGTTGCTCGCCGCCGACCTGGAGATGTTGTCCGGCGCGGTGGACGAGGCGTTCGCGCGGGTCATCGCCGTGGTCAAGCGCACCTCGGGCGACGACCGCGACAAGGCCAGGCGCCACCTGCTCGGCCTGTTCGAAGCGTTGCCCGCCGAAGACCCATCCTTGGCCAAAGCGCGCAGGGCGTTGGCCAGCGCACTGTTCTAA
- a CDS encoding cytidylate kinase-like family protein, giving the protein MRVVTISATYGTAGSQIGPAVAERLGVPFVDRAIPSAVAEELGCTLEEALAHDDRAERGLSRLFSGAVRLPTVTFGGVDMYVPGAMPLAPEEFVRRTERMLTEMARNQGGVFLGRAGAMVLADHPGALHVRLDAPLRRRVRQTATLGELSEREARRIIEDNDRARSAYVRHFYRADPADPCRYHLVLDSTTIPVGTCVELIVTAAEALD; this is encoded by the coding sequence ATGCGGGTCGTCACCATATCGGCGACATACGGCACGGCCGGCAGCCAGATCGGCCCGGCCGTCGCCGAGCGACTCGGCGTGCCGTTCGTCGACCGCGCCATCCCCAGCGCCGTGGCCGAGGAGCTGGGCTGCACGCTGGAGGAGGCGCTGGCCCACGACGACCGCGCCGAGCGCGGCCTGAGCCGGTTGTTCTCCGGCGCCGTGCGGCTGCCGACGGTCACGTTCGGCGGCGTGGACATGTACGTGCCGGGGGCGATGCCGCTCGCCCCCGAGGAGTTCGTCCGGCGCACGGAGCGCATGCTGACCGAGATGGCCCGCAACCAGGGCGGCGTCTTCCTGGGCAGGGCCGGCGCGATGGTGCTGGCCGATCACCCGGGCGCGCTGCACGTCAGGCTCGACGCCCCGCTGCGGCGCCGCGTCCGCCAGACGGCCACGCTGGGCGAGCTCAGCGAGCGGGAGGCGCGCCGGATCATCGAGGACAACGACCGGGCCCGCAGCGCCTACGTGCGGCACTTCTATCGTGCCGATCCCGCCGATCCCTGTAGATATCACTTGGTTCTCGACAGCACCACGATCCCGGTGGGGACGTGCGTCGAGCTGATCGTCACGGCGGCCGAGGCGCTCGATTGA
- a CDS encoding NAD-dependent malic enzyme, whose translation MATVPSVSYSITVRLEVPAGGKAVSQLTHAVESAGGVVTALDVTNAGHEKLRIDVTCAARDTDHAQAIVDQLEAVEGVVIHKVSDRTFLMHLGGKIEMKSKVPLRNRDELSMAYTPGVARVSMAIARNKEDARRLTIKRNTVAVVTDGSAVLGLGNIGPEAALPVMEGKAALFKRFAGIDAWPICLDTQDVDEIVRTVQVIAPGFGGINLEDIGAPRCFEVERRLRELLDIPVFHDDQHGTAICVLAALTNALRVVNKNIENVKITMAGAGAAGNAVLRLLLAAGARNVVVCDYLGAVHKGRDDLDESLQWIADHTNAEGYSGDLRGAVKGADVFVGVSAPGILTGDDIAAMATDAVVFALANPEPEVSPDEAAQHAAVVATGRSDFPNQINNVLAFPGVFRGLLDAQANGVTQEMLLAAAGALAAVVTPEELGPNYIIPSVFHPDVATAVAAAVRESAGGRARGFTEA comes from the coding sequence GTGGCGACCGTCCCGAGTGTGTCGTACTCCATCACCGTGCGTCTCGAGGTGCCGGCCGGCGGCAAGGCCGTCAGCCAGCTCACCCACGCCGTAGAGTCGGCCGGGGGCGTCGTGACCGCCCTCGACGTCACCAACGCGGGTCACGAGAAGCTCCGCATCGACGTCACCTGCGCCGCTCGCGACACCGACCACGCCCAGGCCATCGTCGACCAGCTCGAGGCCGTCGAGGGCGTCGTCATCCACAAGGTGTCCGACCGCACGTTCCTCATGCACCTCGGTGGCAAGATCGAGATGAAGTCCAAGGTGCCGCTGCGCAACCGCGACGAGCTGTCCATGGCGTACACGCCGGGCGTGGCGCGCGTGTCGATGGCGATCGCCCGTAACAAGGAGGACGCGCGGCGCCTGACCATCAAGCGCAACACCGTGGCCGTGGTGACCGACGGCTCGGCCGTCCTGGGGCTGGGCAACATCGGGCCTGAGGCGGCGCTGCCGGTCATGGAGGGCAAGGCGGCCCTGTTCAAACGCTTCGCGGGCATCGACGCCTGGCCGATCTGCCTCGACACGCAGGACGTGGATGAGATCGTCCGCACCGTGCAGGTGATCGCCCCCGGCTTCGGCGGCATCAACCTGGAGGACATCGGCGCGCCGCGCTGCTTCGAGGTGGAGCGGCGGCTGCGCGAGCTGCTCGACATCCCGGTCTTCCACGACGACCAGCACGGCACCGCGATCTGCGTGCTGGCCGCGCTCACCAACGCGCTGCGGGTCGTCAACAAGAACATCGAGAACGTCAAGATCACCATGGCGGGCGCGGGCGCGGCGGGCAACGCCGTGCTGCGGCTGCTGCTGGCCGCCGGCGCCCGCAACGTCGTCGTCTGCGACTACCTGGGCGCCGTGCACAAGGGCCGCGACGACCTCGACGAGTCGCTGCAGTGGATCGCCGACCACACCAACGCCGAGGGCTACTCCGGCGACCTGCGCGGGGCCGTCAAGGGCGCCGACGTGTTCGTCGGGGTCTCCGCGCCCGGCATCCTGACCGGCGACGACATCGCCGCGATGGCGACGGACGCGGTCGTGTTCGCGCTGGCCAACCCCGAGCCGGAGGTCTCGCCGGACGAGGCCGCCCAGCACGCCGCCGTGGTGGCGACGGGCCGCTCCGACTTCCCCAACCAGATCAACAACGTGCTGGCCTTCCCCGGGGTGTTCCGCGGGCTGCTGGACGCGCAGGCCAACGGGGTGACGCAGGAGATGCTGCTGGCCGCCGCGGGCGCGCTGGCCGCCGTCGTCACGCCGGAGGAGCTGGGGCCGAACTACATCATCCCGAGCGTGTTCCACCCGGATGTGGCCACGGCGGTCGCGGCGGCGGTGCGCGAGTCCGCGGGCGGCCGGGCGCGCGGCTTCACCGAGGCGTGA
- a CDS encoding FtsW/RodA/SpoVE family cell cycle protein, whose translation MLLGTTANGAQSWLSLGGLDLQRSEPAKAMPAPLLGDRVVQGTRGTALAAVEC comes from the coding sequence GTGCTGCTGGGCACGACCGCCAACGGCGCCCAGTCGTGGCTGTCCCTCGGCGGCCTGGACCTGCAGCGGTCGGAGCCGGCCAAGGCCATGCCGGCGCCCCTGCTCGGCGACCGCGTCGTCCAGGGAACGCGGGGGACGGCCCTGGCGGCGGTGGAGTGCTGA
- a CDS encoding glycerol-3-phosphate dehydrogenase/oxidase → MTTAIGTDRAEVRQELSTTTYDLLVIGGGILGTSVTWMAAQAGLRVAMVDAGDFAGATSSASSKLVHGGLRYLQTGNVRLVAENHRERRALAADIAPHLVKPLTFLVPIYKGGPHGAAKLGAGVFLYSALSVFGDGMGKVITPQQALAKVPALRTEGLRAAAVYGDHQMNDSRVAVMTVRAAVDAGATVLNHAEVVGLRKTAGSVTGAELRDRLDGTEFGVSARLVLNATGPWVDHLRRMEDPDAAPSIRLSKGAHLVLRRHEPWKAALTTPIDKYRVSFAIPWEDHLLLGTTDEAYEGDPGAVSPTEADIAQILDEAGHSVRDEQLRREDITYAFAGLRVLPGGPGQVTAAKRETVLSRGSGGMLSVAGGKWTTYRHIGKHVLDILAHLPGHPLGDDLADILPAVPLPGLASPDAVAMRLWTDRDPGTRMDPLVARHLATHYGSLAFELARLIREDPALGERIHPDGPDIWAQAVYARDHEWAATVDDVVRRRTTLTVRGLDTENVRTRIAGLLTS, encoded by the coding sequence ATGACGACCGCGATCGGCACCGATCGGGCGGAGGTCCGGCAGGAGCTCTCCACCACCACCTACGACCTGCTGGTGATCGGGGGCGGCATCCTCGGCACCTCGGTGACCTGGATGGCCGCCCAGGCGGGGCTGCGGGTGGCGATGGTCGACGCCGGCGACTTCGCCGGGGCCACCTCCAGCGCCTCCTCCAAGCTCGTCCACGGCGGCCTGCGCTACCTGCAGACCGGCAACGTCAGGCTGGTGGCGGAGAACCACCGCGAGCGCCGCGCCCTGGCGGCCGACATCGCGCCGCACCTGGTCAAGCCGCTGACGTTCCTGGTCCCGATCTACAAGGGCGGGCCGCACGGGGCGGCCAAGCTGGGCGCGGGCGTGTTCCTTTACTCGGCGCTGTCGGTGTTCGGCGACGGCATGGGCAAGGTGATCACGCCGCAGCAGGCGCTGGCCAAGGTGCCGGCGCTGCGCACGGAGGGCCTGCGGGCCGCCGCCGTCTACGGTGACCACCAGATGAACGACAGCCGCGTCGCCGTCATGACCGTACGGGCCGCCGTGGACGCCGGCGCGACCGTGCTGAACCACGCCGAGGTCGTCGGCCTGCGCAAGACGGCCGGCAGCGTGACGGGCGCCGAGCTGCGCGACCGGCTCGACGGCACGGAGTTCGGCGTGTCGGCCCGGCTCGTGCTGAACGCCACCGGCCCGTGGGTGGACCACCTGCGGCGCATGGAGGACCCGGACGCGGCCCCGAGCATCCGGCTGTCCAAGGGCGCCCACCTGGTGCTGCGCCGGCACGAGCCGTGGAAGGCGGCGCTTACCACGCCGATCGACAAGTACCGGGTCTCCTTCGCCATCCCGTGGGAGGACCACCTGCTGCTGGGCACGACGGACGAGGCGTACGAGGGCGATCCCGGCGCGGTGAGCCCGACGGAGGCCGACATCGCGCAGATCCTCGACGAGGCCGGCCACTCCGTGCGCGACGAGCAGCTCAGGCGCGAGGACATCACCTACGCCTTCGCCGGCCTGCGCGTGCTGCCCGGCGGCCCCGGACAGGTGACGGCGGCCAAGCGCGAGACGGTGCTCAGCCGCGGCTCCGGCGGCATGCTGTCGGTGGCCGGCGGCAAGTGGACGACCTACCGGCACATCGGCAAGCACGTGCTCGACATCCTCGCGCACCTGCCCGGCCACCCCCTGGGCGACGACCTGGCCGACATCCTGCCGGCCGTGCCGCTGCCCGGCCTGGCCAGCCCCGACGCGGTCGCCATGCGGCTGTGGACCGACCGCGACCCGGGCACGCGCATGGACCCGCTGGTGGCCAGGCACCTGGCGACGCACTACGGGTCGCTCGCGTTCGAGCTGGCCCGGCTCATCAGGGAGGACCCCGCGCTCGGCGAGCGCATCCACCCCGACGGGCCGGACATCTGGGCCCAGGCGGTCTACGCCCGTGACCACGAGTGGGCGGCCACGGTGGACGACGTCGTCCGCCGCCGCACCACGCTGACCGTGCGCGGCCTCGACACCGAGAACGTACGCACGAGGATCGCCGGGCTGCTCACCTCATAG
- the glpK gene encoding glycerol kinase GlpK yields the protein MPRPHYVAAIDQGTTSSRCIVFDEAGNIISVAQREHRQIFPKPGWVEHDAEEIWQNVRAVLTEAVGGAGIEHSQIAALGITNQRETTVLWDRATGRPVCPTVVWQDTRTDALTRALSEHEALFKERAGLPLATYFAGPKIRWLLDAYGLRERAERGEVLFGTMDSWLLWNLTGRHITDVTNASRTMLMNIHTLAWDDELLDAMGVPRAMLPEIRPSAEVYGHTEDGVPVAAALGDQQAALFGQTCFEPGETKSTYGSGSFLLMNTGREPVVSKHGLLTTVGYRIGEGPATYALEGAIAVTGSLVQWLRDNLGLISSAAEIETLAKTVDDNGGCYFVPAFSGLFAPHWRADARGVIAGLTGFVNKGHLARAVLEATAWQTREVVDAMNADSGLDLTTLRADGGMTADNLLMQTLADVLAVPVIRPMVAETTALGAAYAAGLATGYWPDLDTLRANWHKAAEWRPAIDEAAREREYRNWKKAVARTLGWVEQEG from the coding sequence GTGCCTCGACCGCACTACGTCGCAGCCATCGACCAGGGCACCACGTCCAGCCGGTGCATCGTGTTCGACGAGGCCGGCAACATCATCTCCGTCGCCCAGCGCGAGCATCGCCAGATCTTCCCCAAGCCGGGCTGGGTCGAGCACGACGCGGAGGAGATCTGGCAGAACGTACGGGCCGTCCTCACCGAGGCGGTCGGCGGGGCCGGCATCGAGCACTCCCAGATCGCCGCCCTGGGCATCACCAACCAGCGCGAGACCACCGTCCTGTGGGACCGCGCGACCGGCCGCCCGGTCTGCCCCACGGTCGTCTGGCAGGACACCCGCACCGACGCGCTCACGCGCGCCCTTTCCGAGCACGAGGCCCTGTTCAAGGAGCGCGCCGGGCTGCCGCTGGCCACCTACTTCGCCGGGCCCAAGATCCGCTGGCTGCTCGACGCGTACGGGCTGCGGGAGCGCGCGGAGCGCGGCGAGGTGCTGTTCGGCACGATGGACAGCTGGCTGCTGTGGAACCTCACGGGCCGCCACATCACCGACGTGACCAACGCCAGCCGCACGATGCTGATGAACATCCACACCCTGGCCTGGGACGACGAGCTGCTCGACGCGATGGGCGTGCCACGCGCGATGCTGCCGGAGATCCGCCCGTCCGCCGAGGTCTACGGCCACACCGAGGACGGCGTCCCGGTGGCGGCGGCGCTCGGCGACCAGCAGGCGGCGCTGTTCGGGCAGACCTGCTTCGAGCCCGGCGAGACCAAGAGCACCTACGGCTCGGGCAGCTTCCTGCTGATGAACACCGGCCGCGAGCCGGTCGTCTCCAAGCACGGCCTGCTGACCACCGTCGGCTACCGGATCGGCGAAGGCCCCGCCACGTACGCGCTGGAGGGCGCCATCGCGGTCACCGGCTCCCTGGTGCAGTGGCTGCGCGACAACCTCGGCCTCATCTCCAGCGCGGCCGAGATCGAGACGCTGGCCAAGACGGTCGACGACAACGGCGGCTGCTACTTCGTACCGGCCTTCTCCGGGCTGTTCGCGCCGCACTGGCGCGCCGACGCGCGCGGGGTGATCGCGGGGCTGACCGGGTTCGTGAACAAGGGGCACCTCGCGCGGGCCGTGCTGGAGGCCACGGCCTGGCAGACGCGCGAGGTCGTGGACGCCATGAACGCCGACTCGGGGCTCGACCTGACGACGCTGCGGGCCGACGGCGGCATGACCGCCGACAACCTGCTCATGCAGACCCTGGCCGACGTGCTGGCCGTGCCGGTGATCCGGCCGATGGTGGCCGAGACGACCGCACTGGGCGCCGCGTACGCGGCGGGGCTGGCCACCGGCTACTGGCCGGATCTCGACACCCTGCGCGCCAACTGGCACAAGGCCGCCGAATGGCGGCCCGCGATCGACGAGGCGGCCCGCGAGCGCGAGTACCGCAACTGGAAGAAGGCCGTGGCCCGCACCCTGGGCTGGGTCGAGCAGGAGGGATGA